In Argonema galeatum A003/A1, a single genomic region encodes these proteins:
- a CDS encoding response regulator → MAVRETNNNLFNQQKVASQHAGRSFIRLPRSLSALETWGFGLTGHLVWIGAAPLMHAALGPAAIFVWLPATLVGVLLNIQVKRLGEQWPEMSGGTPNYTSRLLRNYPGVGRYAALGYFFSWAGFVPINAIILTNLIKANLEPLGIACPETVLKIGFTLIAYIVAFSGTRALGILHSFFIFPAVGFLLLFSLQGLGWLAFSPQSPGFFPTSWPSLTFVDWAKWYFFGIYSATACETASSFVADSRRPGQTLRFLSFAAGLIPPVYLGGSWVLMRLATEPGLGEDTFLNLLAAAHPFWGASASFLVTLLVASSCLLTCATCVSNSPRILYQLALDGQLAPVFAVVSRAGVLQPGLVLCLFISLICLIWGDISRIGVVIGSGYVASIMLVHLAVWLHRGTPDLRSRSVPLALWPWWSLCFCLLDGIALLVGSWAWGWQDLLIGLLLPLAVLAVDAAIRHISFPPFHPAWWLRGIRTQPRQLGDFVAFQVIVLIVLVCAATTIGWEIRDSMERISKSASHNLLIVLLMTVAFVAIAIACWTSLPQIAAIDEAREHAESLFITALDTVLVLDENGVIYQANPASEALLGMNPNYLVGHRLNEFLSGLSNAPENWPNRSEQTLTQRNVETDLAQSLRTIDATISNRKNLKYQEYIAILRDITDRKLSEAAVQKANAYLTAIIDNLADGLLVTDTDGTIARFNTALLPMFGIIKIDAIGQDCQTVFGSEIANLVAQTIKHPQEAFAADINLANNRSGKAVATAILKNSLRSEDNIYNCIGSVILIRDITAEKEIDRMKTDFISTVSHELRTPLTSVIGFAKLIQKKLQEAIFPLIQTEERKTQKNIRQVTENMQIIISEGERLTSLINDVLDIAKMEAGKIEWQMQPVSVLEVVERAFAATSSLFEQHGLEPIQDIQDGLPQVMGDRDRLLQVSINLISNAVKFTEKGSVTCRAIQHDNEIIISIIDTGIGIAPDDQNKVFEKFKQVGDTLTDKPKGTGLGLPISKQIVEHHGGRIWVESQLGIGSNFSFALPIVTSTSIDIEKINIDILVRQLKQSIIQTTSNTEYHHKNILVVDDDPHIRNLLRQQLEAQNYQVREAIDGLDAINQVKQEKPDLIILDVMMPQINGFDVAAVLKNDPQSMGIPIIILSIVEDKQRGYRLGIDRYLKKPINAEELLKDIDVLLSQGASKKKVLVVDENASNLKTLSEVLQAKGYSVVEASNGPECIEKALALKPDMIIVDSVFLEQHNLVKILRFEKEMENVFFVLTDGKN, encoded by the coding sequence ATGGCCGTGCGTGAAACGAATAATAATTTGTTCAATCAGCAAAAAGTTGCTTCGCAACACGCTGGACGATCGTTTATTCGCCTTCCCCGGAGCCTGAGCGCCCTGGAAACTTGGGGTTTCGGTCTGACGGGTCATCTCGTATGGATTGGCGCTGCACCCCTTATGCACGCGGCGCTTGGGCCTGCTGCCATTTTCGTCTGGTTGCCCGCCACGCTCGTGGGGGTGCTGCTGAACATACAGGTGAAGCGCTTAGGCGAGCAATGGCCAGAAATGTCAGGAGGAACGCCAAATTATACCAGCAGGCTGCTGAGGAACTATCCCGGTGTGGGTCGCTATGCGGCGCTCGGATACTTCTTCAGCTGGGCTGGATTTGTCCCGATCAATGCCATCATCCTCACCAACCTAATCAAAGCTAACCTAGAACCTTTGGGCATTGCTTGTCCCGAAACAGTTCTAAAAATTGGCTTCACGCTGATCGCTTATATTGTGGCCTTTAGCGGCACCCGCGCTTTGGGGATTCTGCACTCCTTTTTCATTTTCCCAGCAGTCGGATTCCTACTTCTGTTTAGCCTTCAAGGGCTTGGATGGTTAGCCTTCTCGCCACAGAGCCCGGGCTTTTTTCCCACCAGTTGGCCAAGCCTAACCTTTGTTGACTGGGCGAAGTGGTATTTCTTCGGGATCTACTCTGCTACCGCCTGCGAAACGGCTTCCTCCTTTGTCGCTGACAGCCGACGCCCCGGTCAAACATTGCGATTTCTCAGCTTCGCTGCTGGGCTAATTCCTCCTGTCTATCTGGGGGGCTCCTGGGTACTGATGCGGTTAGCTACCGAACCCGGACTGGGCGAGGACACCTTTTTGAACCTGTTAGCAGCAGCCCATCCCTTCTGGGGCGCTTCAGCTTCCTTTCTCGTCACCCTCTTGGTTGCCTCTAGCTGCCTTCTGACTTGCGCTACTTGCGTTTCTAACTCACCCCGCATTTTGTACCAACTTGCTCTAGACGGACAGCTTGCGCCCGTATTTGCAGTTGTTTCCAGAGCAGGCGTTCTGCAACCCGGCCTCGTACTTTGCCTTTTTATCAGCTTAATCTGTCTAATTTGGGGAGATATATCCCGGATTGGGGTAGTAATAGGTAGTGGCTACGTTGCATCGATAATGTTAGTCCATCTGGCAGTGTGGCTGCACCGAGGCACGCCCGATCTGCGTTCCCGTAGCGTACCCTTAGCACTTTGGCCTTGGTGGTCGCTTTGCTTCTGCCTGCTCGATGGAATTGCCCTGCTGGTGGGAAGCTGGGCTTGGGGCTGGCAAGACCTACTGATCGGCCTTCTCCTTCCCCTGGCGGTTTTGGCAGTCGATGCTGCTATCCGTCACATTTCATTTCCACCCTTCCATCCAGCCTGGTGGCTGCGCGGCATACGGACGCAACCTCGTCAGCTCGGCGATTTTGTCGCATTTCAGGTGATCGTCCTCATCGTATTGGTCTGTGCCGCTACTACAATAGGCTGGGAGATTAGGGACAGCATGGAGCGAATCTCTAAGAGTGCCAGCCACAATCTCTTAATTGTGTTGCTGATGACAGTCGCTTTTGTCGCGATCGCGATCGCCTGCTGGACGAGTTTACCCCAGATTGCTGCCATTGACGAGGCACGGGAACACGCTGAAAGTTTGTTTATTACTGCTCTTGACACCGTTCTAGTGCTGGATGAAAACGGTGTAATTTATCAAGCCAACCCAGCATCTGAGGCACTCTTAGGGATGAATCCCAATTATTTGGTCGGTCATCGCCTTAACGAATTCCTTTCTGGGTTGAGTAACGCTCCGGAAAATTGGCCTAACAGAAGCGAACAAACACTAACCCAACGTAATGTAGAAACCGACCTTGCCCAATCTCTCCGCACCATTGACGCCACAATCTCAAACCGAAAAAATCTCAAATACCAAGAATATATTGCCATTTTGCGCGACATCACCGATCGCAAGCTTTCAGAAGCAGCCGTGCAAAAGGCCAATGCCTACTTGACTGCTATCATAGATAACCTAGCAGATGGTCTCTTAGTAACAGATACAGATGGCACGATCGCCCGATTCAATACCGCCCTGCTACCGATGTTTGGCATTATAAAAATAGATGCGATCGGTCAAGATTGCCAGACTGTTTTTGGTAGCGAAATAGCAAACCTAGTCGCGCAGACTATCAAACACCCTCAAGAGGCATTTGCAGCAGATATAAACCTGGCAAATAATCGGTCTGGCAAAGCAGTCGCTACTGCAATACTCAAAAACTCTCTGCGATCGGAAGATAATATTTATAACTGTATCGGCTCGGTTATTCTGATCCGCGATATCACCGCCGAAAAAGAAATCGATCGGATGAAAACTGATTTTATTTCTACAGTTTCCCACGAACTGCGGACGCCCCTAACCTCAGTTATCGGATTTGCAAAATTGATCCAGAAAAAACTGCAAGAAGCGATATTCCCCTTAATACAAACTGAGGAGCGCAAAACTCAAAAAAACATCAGACAAGTAACAGAAAATATGCAAATCATCATATCTGAGGGTGAGCGGTTAACATCGCTCATCAATGATGTTCTGGATATTGCCAAGATGGAGGCTGGTAAGATAGAGTGGCAGATGCAGCCGGTTTCTGTGCTAGAGGTCGTTGAACGGGCGTTTGCAGCCACATCGTCTTTGTTTGAACAACATGGGCTTGAGCCTATCCAGGATATTCAAGATGGACTGCCTCAAGTGATGGGCGATCGCGATCGGTTACTCCAAGTCTCAATCAATCTTATTTCCAACGCTGTTAAATTCACCGAGAAAGGTTCTGTAACTTGTCGAGCAATTCAGCACGACAACGAAATCATCATCAGCATCATCGATACCGGCATCGGCATCGCCCCAGATGACCAAAACAAAGTATTTGAAAAATTCAAACAAGTGGGAGACACCCTCACAGACAAACCCAAAGGCACCGGACTGGGATTGCCCATCAGCAAACAAATAGTCGAACATCATGGCGGTAGAATTTGGGTAGAAAGTCAGCTAGGGATTGGCAGTAATTTCTCATTCGCCCTACCGATCGTTACCAGCACCTCAATTGACATAGAAAAAATAAACATCGATATCCTAGTTAGGCAACTCAAACAAAGTATTATCCAAACAACCTCCAACACAGAATATCATCACAAAAATATACTCGTTGTCGATGATGATCCCCACATTCGGAACTTGCTCAGACAGCAACTAGAAGCACAGAACTATCAAGTCAGAGAGGCAATAGATGGGCTGGATGCCATTAACCAAGTTAAACAAGAAAAACCCGACCTAATTATCCTAGATGTGATGATGCCCCAAATCAATGGATTTGATGTGGCAGCTGTGCTGAAAAACGACCCCCAGAGTATGGGCATCCCGATAATTATTTTATCGATCGTTGAAGATAAGCAGAGAGGTTATCGCCTGGGCATTGACCGCTATTTGAAAAAGCCAATAAACGCGGAAGAACTGCTCAAAGATATTGATGTACTGTTATCTCAGGGAGCGTCTAAGAAGAAAGTTCTCGTAGTGGATGAAAATGCTTCAAATCTAAAAACTTTGTCGGAAGTATTGCAAGCCAAGGGATACAGCGTTGTAGAAGCATCTAATGGCCCTGAGTGCATCGAGAAGGCATTGGCACTAAAGCCTGATATGATAATTGTAGACTCGGTGTTTTTGGAACAGCACAATTTGGTTAAAATATTGCGCTTTGAAAAGGAGATGGAAAATGTGTTTTTTGTATTGACAGATGGGAAAAATTAA
- a CDS encoding response regulator has translation MTKKVLIVDDEPHIRILMEQTLEELEDEGVELLMAENGEKALETIKREKPQLVFLDVMMPKMSGFEVCSAVKKDLGMRDVYIIMLTAKGQEFDKQKGNDVGADLYMTKPFDPDEVLEKAREIMGLK, from the coding sequence ATGACAAAAAAAGTACTGATTGTTGATGATGAACCTCACATCAGAATTCTGATGGAACAAACTCTAGAGGAACTGGAAGACGAGGGTGTGGAATTACTGATGGCAGAAAACGGCGAAAAAGCCCTTGAGACTATCAAGAGAGAAAAACCTCAACTGGTTTTTTTGGATGTAATGATGCCTAAAATGAGCGGTTTTGAGGTTTGTAGTGCTGTCAAAAAAGACCTGGGGATGCGGGATGTTTATATCATTATGCTGACAGCAAAAGGGCAGGAGTTTGATAAACAAAAAGGGAATGATGTGGGTGCAGATTTATATATGACAAAGCCTTTCGATCCGGATGAAGTGCTGGAAAAAGCTAGGGAGATTATGGGTTTGAAGTAG
- a CDS encoding tRNA-(ms[2]io[6]A)-hydroxylase, with the protein MITTINALKQPTRWEWVEQALANLDAILLDRSHCERKAAGVALNLMFRYPSNTKLVRMLTALAREELEHFDLVNQWLERRGIPLGPLAAPPYGASLNRQIRRNEPMRLLDTLLVCGLIEARSHERLGLLAAHCPDRELAQFYRSLMASEARHYGVYWSLADTYCDRSAVRLRLEELAIAESNILATLHPEPRIHS; encoded by the coding sequence ATGATAACAACTATTAATGCGCTCAAACAACCGACTAGATGGGAATGGGTCGAGCAAGCTCTAGCTAATCTAGACGCGATTTTGCTGGATCGCTCTCACTGCGAACGCAAAGCAGCTGGGGTGGCTTTAAATTTGATGTTTCGCTACCCTTCTAACACTAAGCTGGTACGGATGCTGACTGCTCTAGCTCGTGAGGAACTGGAACACTTCGATCTGGTCAATCAGTGGCTGGAACGACGCGGTATTCCCCTTGGCCCCCTAGCAGCACCTCCCTACGGTGCCAGTCTCAACAGGCAGATTCGCCGAAATGAACCGATGCGGTTATTGGATACTTTGTTAGTATGCGGTTTGATTGAGGCTCGCTCTCACGAGCGCCTGGGCTTGTTAGCCGCTCATTGTCCCGATCGCGAGTTAGCCCAATTTTATCGCAGCTTGATGGCTTCGGAGGCGCGGCATTACGGCGTTTATTGGAGCTTAGCCGATACTTATTGCGATCGGTCTGCGGTGAGGTTGCGGCTGGAAGAATTAGCGATCGCAGAAAGTAATATCCTGGCTACTCTGCATCCCGAACCGAGAATTCATAGCTAA
- a CDS encoding metallophosphoesterase family protein: protein MRETTHRRIVIGDVHGHYNGLMTLLEAIAPGSADRVYFLGDLIDRGPQSSQVVEFVIANSYTCLLGNHEQLLLDSFADGKGQAHILQVWLYSGGHATVASYPDSRISSEHLDWMRTLPTYLDLGDIWLVHAGVHPEMPISEQTADQFCWIRDEFHSIQKPYFPDKLIVTGHTITFTLPGVHPGKIAQGEGWLDIDTGAYHRKSGWLTGLDVTNNLVYQVNVFDNCVRTLPFEKAVVRIEPMQILARR from the coding sequence ATGAGGGAAACCACCCACCGTCGTATCGTTATCGGTGATGTACACGGCCACTATAACGGCCTCATGACCTTATTAGAGGCGATCGCACCAGGCTCGGCGGATCGAGTCTATTTCTTAGGAGACTTAATCGATCGGGGGCCTCAAAGTTCGCAGGTTGTAGAGTTTGTCATCGCCAACTCCTATACCTGCCTGCTTGGAAACCACGAGCAGCTATTACTAGACAGCTTTGCCGACGGAAAAGGCCAAGCTCATATACTGCAAGTCTGGCTCTACAGCGGCGGTCATGCAACAGTGGCTAGTTACCCAGACTCCCGCATTTCCTCCGAACACCTCGACTGGATGCGGACACTACCCACCTATCTAGACTTAGGCGATATCTGGCTAGTTCATGCAGGCGTCCATCCTGAGATGCCGATTTCAGAGCAAACCGCAGACCAATTTTGTTGGATTCGCGACGAATTTCACAGTATTCAAAAGCCCTACTTCCCCGACAAACTGATCGTCACAGGTCACACCATCACCTTTACTTTACCCGGCGTCCACCCAGGAAAAATTGCCCAAGGAGAGGGTTGGCTGGATATTGACACCGGCGCATATCACCGCAAGAGTGGCTGGTTGACAGGATTGGATGTCACCAACAATCTTGTGTATCAAGTCAATGTGTTTGACAATTGCGTCCGCACCCTACCCTTTGAGAAAGCAGTGGTGCGGATTGAGCCAATGCAGATACTGGCTCGTCGCTAA
- a CDS encoding M48 family metallopeptidase: protein MLNLKSIFSFSIRRRWFYPLLSLMVTLSLCTLAPHPTHALPWGDLILQGIQVIQLSNMSERQEVQIGQQINAQLLGRQFQLYRNPQVANYVDEVGQRLVAASDRSNIPYTFQVVRNDSVNAFATMGGFVYVTTGLLRTADNEAQLASVLGHEIGHIASRHAVQQMRQVAIERGLATAAGLNRNTMVTLGVELALNRPQSRKAELEADQKGLRTIARAGYAQSAMIAFMEKLLGESSPPSFLSSHPATKDRIVALERAIDPARANVGDGLNETDYRANIRSLLPASRRG from the coding sequence ATGTTGAACCTCAAGTCTATATTTTCCTTTAGCATTCGTCGCCGCTGGTTTTATCCGTTGCTTTCTTTGATGGTGACGCTGAGCCTGTGTACTCTAGCACCTCATCCCACCCACGCGCTTCCCTGGGGGGATTTGATTTTACAGGGAATTCAAGTAATTCAGCTGTCTAATATGTCGGAGCGGCAGGAAGTCCAGATTGGGCAGCAGATCAATGCTCAGCTATTGGGAAGGCAGTTTCAGCTGTACCGCAATCCGCAAGTTGCTAACTACGTGGATGAGGTTGGTCAGCGGTTGGTGGCTGCAAGCGATCGCTCTAATATTCCCTATACCTTTCAGGTTGTCAGGAATGATAGCGTAAATGCTTTTGCGACGATGGGGGGATTTGTCTATGTAACCACCGGGTTGCTGAGAACCGCAGACAACGAAGCCCAGCTGGCAAGTGTTTTGGGCCACGAAATCGGCCATATTGCCAGCCGTCATGCGGTGCAACAAATGCGTCAGGTAGCGATCGAACGCGGATTAGCTACAGCCGCCGGACTGAATCGCAATACTATGGTGACGCTGGGCGTAGAACTGGCTCTCAACCGTCCGCAAAGCCGCAAGGCGGAATTGGAAGCCGATCAAAAGGGATTGCGGACTATAGCACGGGCGGGTTACGCTCAATCGGCAATGATTGCATTTATGGAAAAACTTCTAGGTGAATCTTCCCCTCCCAGCTTTTTAAGTTCTCATCCGGCTACGAAGGATCGCATTGTCGCCCTGGAACGCGCGATCGATCCAGCGCGTGCTAACGTTGGCGATGGGTTAAATGAGACTGATTACAGAGCAAATATCCGATCGCTTTTGCCAGCGTCCCGTAGAGGTTAG
- a CDS encoding DUF4330 domain-containing protein — translation MKKILDSQGRLFGKLSILDVGAALVILLVVVGIFFFPGTSGSVAQLGVTTKPIEVDVVVRGLSIRNPQELIKEFQTKKKTDIIIRNQPYGQVDIKSVKELSRSVVVPQPDGSVKALPDPRKDTFSTDMLITLAGKAQITANGPVLGNNKIKVGMPLELEGFEYDFNASVIDVRIKS, via the coding sequence ATGAAGAAGATTTTGGACTCTCAAGGTCGCTTGTTCGGCAAACTCAGCATCCTTGACGTGGGCGCTGCTTTAGTGATTCTGCTCGTTGTTGTAGGCATCTTTTTCTTTCCAGGCACTTCCGGTTCCGTAGCTCAATTGGGAGTCACCACAAAACCCATCGAGGTTGATGTCGTTGTCAGAGGTTTGAGCATACGTAACCCCCAAGAATTAATCAAGGAGTTTCAGACCAAAAAGAAAACCGATATTATTATCCGCAATCAACCCTACGGCCAGGTTGATATCAAATCGGTCAAAGAACTGTCCAGAAGCGTGGTAGTTCCCCAACCCGATGGTTCTGTCAAAGCGCTTCCCGATCCGAGAAAGGATACTTTTAGCACCGATATGCTGATCACCTTAGCTGGCAAGGCCCAAATCACCGCTAATGGCCCCGTGCTCGGCAACAACAAAATCAAAGTCGGTATGCCGCTTGAGCTGGAAGGCTTCGAGTATGATTTCAACGCCAGCGTCATCGACGTGCGGATTAAAAGCTAA
- a CDS encoding polysaccharide deacetylase family protein: MQLAPLYPFVYRILKPAFPSCLWAGTVTQPSVALTFDDGPHPKYTPQLLEVLDRYNITASFFWLGACVNRAPDVAKEVYRRGHWIGLHGYDHRVFPSLSPDEFRWSLQQTQIAIANACGLDLQDVYKSVRDVRPPNGVFTPQTLKYLHQWNYRPVMWSVVPEDWVRPGVSVVVQRVRKQVCNGSVIVLHDGACGGQDCAQTTAQIVESLLQQGLKFVTVDRLWQQTNYPRPG, from the coding sequence ATGCAGTTGGCCCCCCTTTATCCTTTTGTGTACCGAATTCTCAAACCTGCCTTTCCCAGCTGTCTTTGGGCTGGAACTGTTACCCAACCCAGCGTAGCCCTCACTTTTGATGATGGCCCTCACCCAAAATACACACCGCAATTATTGGAAGTTTTAGACCGCTACAACATAACAGCCAGTTTCTTTTGGTTGGGTGCCTGCGTTAACCGGGCACCAGATGTTGCTAAAGAGGTTTATCGCCGAGGCCACTGGATTGGTTTGCACGGTTACGATCATCGCGTTTTTCCCAGTCTCTCTCCTGACGAATTCAGGTGGAGTTTACAACAAACCCAAATTGCGATCGCCAACGCCTGCGGACTAGATTTACAGGATGTATACAAGTCTGTCCGAGATGTTCGACCTCCCAACGGCGTATTTACGCCTCAGACCTTGAAATACTTGCACCAGTGGAACTATCGCCCCGTTATGTGGAGTGTTGTACCCGAAGATTGGGTGCGACCTGGAGTCTCAGTAGTGGTGCAGCGCGTGAGAAAGCAAGTTTGCAACGGTTCGGTGATTGTGTTGCACGATGGCGCTTGCGGTGGGCAAGATTGCGCCCAAACCACTGCCCAGATTGTTGAGAGTCTGCTACAACAAGGGCTGAAATTTGTTACAGTCGATCGGCTTTGGCAGCAAACCAACTACCCCCGCCCCGGATAA
- the rpoD gene encoding RNA polymerase sigma factor RpoD, translated as MTQASNVLETLDQPVNDFELLLLEDETDRDDFLEVSTEEDDGKPGKVRTTRRRVQAKKKHYTEDSIRLYLQEIGRIRLLRADEEIELARKIADLLELERIREQLSSQLERDPHDSEWAQAVSMPLPAFRHRLHLGRRAKDKMVQSNLRLVVSIAKKYMNRGLSFQDLIQEGSLGLIRAAEKFDHEKGYKFSTYATWWIRQAITRAIADQSRTIRLPVHLYETISRIKKTTKLLSQEMGRKPTEEEIATRMEMTIEKLRFIAKSAQLPISLETPIGKEEDSRLGDFIESDGETPEDQVSKNLLREDLESVLDTLSPRERDVLRLRYGLDDGRMKTLEEIGQIFNVTRERIRQIEAKALRKLRHPNRNSILKEYIR; from the coding sequence ATGACCCAGGCTAGCAACGTATTGGAAACCCTCGATCAGCCTGTTAATGATTTTGAACTCTTATTGTTAGAGGACGAAACAGATCGAGACGATTTTTTAGAGGTTTCAACGGAAGAAGACGACGGGAAGCCTGGTAAGGTTCGCACTACCCGTCGTCGAGTTCAAGCCAAGAAGAAGCACTATACAGAAGACTCTATTCGTCTCTACTTGCAAGAAATTGGTCGGATTAGACTCTTGCGGGCGGATGAAGAGATTGAACTGGCACGCAAAATAGCAGATTTACTGGAATTGGAACGCATACGGGAGCAACTTTCCAGCCAGCTAGAACGAGATCCGCACGATAGCGAATGGGCCCAAGCGGTTAGTATGCCGTTACCAGCGTTTCGTCATCGCCTCCATCTGGGTAGGCGGGCGAAGGACAAAATGGTGCAATCCAATCTTCGTTTGGTAGTTTCGATCGCGAAAAAATACATGAATCGGGGGCTGTCATTCCAGGATTTGATCCAGGAAGGCAGCCTCGGTTTAATTCGGGCGGCAGAAAAGTTCGATCACGAAAAAGGCTATAAATTTTCCACCTACGCAACTTGGTGGATTCGTCAGGCGATTACGCGGGCCATAGCCGATCAGTCTCGCACCATCCGCCTGCCTGTTCATCTCTACGAAACCATATCTCGGATTAAGAAAACTACCAAGTTACTTTCCCAAGAAATGGGTCGCAAACCCACTGAAGAAGAAATCGCTACTCGCATGGAAATGACCATTGAGAAGTTGCGGTTCATTGCTAAATCAGCTCAGCTGCCTATTTCTTTAGAAACGCCTATTGGTAAAGAGGAAGATTCTCGACTCGGCGACTTTATTGAATCCGATGGCGAAACTCCAGAAGACCAGGTATCAAAAAATCTTTTGAGAGAAGATTTGGAAAGTGTCCTTGACACCTTGAGCCCCCGCGAACGCGATGTTTTGCGTCTGCGCTATGGTTTGGATGATGGACGTATGAAGACTCTGGAGGAAATAGGCCAGATTTTCAACGTCACTCGCGAACGAATTCGCCAAATCGAAGCTAAGGCTCTCCGCAAATTGCGCCATCCCAACCGCAATAGTATTCTCAAAGAATATATTCGGTAG
- a CDS encoding chlorophyll a/b-binding protein, with protein sequence MQGQNRNDVKFGFTPGAENLNGRLAMIGFVAALITEFVTGQGVLHFLGLI encoded by the coding sequence ATGCAAGGTCAAAATCGGAACGATGTAAAGTTTGGCTTTACTCCTGGAGCCGAAAATTTGAACGGTCGTCTAGCCATGATTGGCTTTGTCGCCGCATTGATTACTGAATTCGTCACCGGCCAAGGTGTGCTGCACTTTTTAGGACTCATCTAA